In one window of Kiritimatiellia bacterium DNA:
- a CDS encoding tetratricopeptide repeat protein has protein sequence MSGRLNNLLVAFSLFMGGVMMLVVLSHFLRYRAATRQQARAAETPGPLPEAVSTNTIPAELPDRIAAWRQLPDRLAEAEGLRMKNRKAEAEAHLRTALEIHPASAALHLALARHLADTARPADAVAHLVAALDAQPADAGARLLLAETLEQLGEHELCRQVAEWMLESDPYSEEAHRLAATSYLKSDQPRAAIPHLRKIVNLELDSLDVQNDLAEAYSLAGEYEKALTTLESILQQEPGHPSALFTLAVCHARQAKTNEVLATFQRASALIGADAVNEWMSRPELQAWRTPSDESAASPEAGP, from the coding sequence TTGAGCGGCCGTCTCAACAACTTGCTGGTCGCCTTCAGCCTGTTCATGGGCGGCGTCATGATGCTGGTGGTCCTGTCGCACTTCCTGCGCTACCGGGCGGCGACCCGGCAGCAGGCGCGGGCCGCGGAAACCCCGGGCCCTCTCCCGGAAGCGGTCTCGACCAACACGATCCCCGCCGAATTGCCGGACCGGATCGCCGCCTGGCGGCAGCTGCCGGACCGGCTGGCCGAGGCGGAAGGGCTGCGGATGAAGAACCGGAAGGCCGAGGCGGAAGCCCACTTGCGCACGGCGCTGGAAATTCACCCGGCGTCGGCGGCCCTGCACCTGGCCCTGGCGCGGCACCTCGCCGACACCGCCCGCCCCGCGGACGCGGTGGCGCACCTGGTCGCGGCCCTGGATGCGCAGCCGGCCGACGCCGGCGCGCGCCTCCTGCTGGCCGAGACGCTCGAGCAACTCGGCGAGCACGAGTTGTGCCGCCAGGTCGCCGAGTGGATGCTCGAAAGCGATCCCTATTCCGAGGAGGCCCATCGCCTCGCCGCCACGTCGTATCTCAAGAGCGACCAGCCCCGCGCCGCTATCCCTCACTTGAGGAAGATCGTCAACCTGGAACTCGACAGCCTGGATGTCCAGAACGACCTGGCCGAGGCGTACAGCCTCGCGGGAGAATACGAGAAGGCGCTGACCACGCTGGAAAGCATCCTTCAGCAGGAGCCCGGCCATCCGTCGGCCCTGTTCACCCTGGCCGTTTGCCATGCGCGGCAGGCGAAGACGAACGAGGTCCTGGCCACCTTCCAGCGGGCCTCGGCGCTGATCGGCGCCGACGCGGTCAACGAGTGGATGAGCCGGCCGGAGTTGCAAGCCTGGCGAACGCCATCGGACGAATCCGCGGCGAGCCCGGAAGCCGGGCCCTGA
- a CDS encoding twin-arginine translocase TatA/TatE family subunit, with protein sequence MNLAFLSRLGVPEIILILLVILLLFGAKKLPELARSLGRSMQEFKKGQKEGAEAKPEEDQKPDSAPKNG encoded by the coding sequence ATGAACCTGGCGTTTTTAAGCAGACTGGGCGTTCCGGAAATCATCCTGATTCTCCTGGTGATCCTGCTGCTCTTCGGCGCGAAGAAACTGCCCGAGCTGGCGCGCTCTCTGGGGCGCAGCATGCAGGAGTTCAAGAAGGGCCAGAAGGAAGGCGCCGAGGCCAAGCCGGAAGAAGACCAGAAACCGGACTCGGCCCCCAAGAACGGGTAG
- a CDS encoding MBL fold metallo-hydrolase: MMRLQFLGGVDTVTGTQHLVESNGARVLRDCGLYQGRRAESREINSRLPFDPKSLDSVVLSHAHIDHCGNLPSLARAGFRGPIHATTATAALCGVMLRDSAHIQEQDAAYLNQKTSRKGEEPVVPLYTLRDAEAALGLFRGYRYGEPVDVAPGLQATFRDAGHILGAALTVFTERRDGAEKRAGFAVDLGREGLPLIRDPEPMENLDALVLESTYGDRLHGEAAAAEDQLCDVVQRTLRRGGKVMIPSFALERTQEVVYHLASLVQAGRLANLRVYVDSPMATAISGLFEQFADYLDDEYRQLNHRFGSVMYPEWVRYIASVDESKAVTACPDSCIIIAASGMCEHGRILHHLKHGIENPKNTVVMVGFQAAHTLGRRLLNGEKKVRIFGDWFEPKAEVVDLDAFSAHADRNELLDYVARTRPKRIFLVHGEPDQRAALAAALKEKTDAPVELPKPGDVADI, from the coding sequence ATGATGCGATTACAATTCCTCGGCGGCGTGGACACGGTGACCGGCACCCAGCACCTCGTCGAATCCAACGGCGCTCGCGTGCTGCGCGACTGCGGCCTCTACCAGGGCCGCCGCGCGGAGTCCCGGGAGATCAACAGCCGCCTGCCGTTCGATCCGAAGAGTCTCGACTCCGTGGTCCTCTCGCACGCGCACATCGACCACTGCGGCAACCTGCCCTCCCTCGCGCGCGCCGGCTTCCGCGGACCGATCCACGCCACCACGGCCACCGCGGCGCTCTGCGGCGTGATGCTGCGGGACTCGGCGCACATCCAGGAGCAGGACGCCGCCTACCTGAACCAGAAGACCAGCCGGAAGGGCGAGGAGCCCGTGGTGCCCCTCTATACCCTGCGGGACGCCGAGGCCGCGCTGGGGCTGTTCCGGGGCTACCGCTACGGGGAGCCCGTGGACGTCGCGCCCGGCCTGCAGGCGACGTTCCGCGACGCCGGCCACATCCTCGGCGCCGCGCTGACGGTTTTCACGGAACGGCGCGACGGCGCGGAGAAACGCGCCGGCTTCGCCGTGGACCTGGGGCGCGAGGGCCTGCCCCTGATCCGCGACCCCGAGCCCATGGAGAACCTGGATGCCCTGGTGCTGGAAAGCACCTACGGCGACCGCCTGCACGGCGAGGCCGCCGCCGCGGAGGACCAGTTATGCGACGTCGTCCAGCGGACCCTGCGGCGCGGCGGCAAGGTAATGATTCCCTCGTTCGCGCTGGAGCGGACGCAGGAGGTGGTCTACCACCTCGCCTCGCTGGTCCAGGCCGGGCGCCTCGCCAACCTGCGGGTCTACGTCGACAGCCCCATGGCCACCGCGATCAGCGGCCTGTTCGAGCAGTTCGCGGACTACCTGGACGACGAGTACCGCCAGCTCAACCACCGGTTCGGCTCGGTCATGTACCCGGAATGGGTGCGGTACATCGCCAGCGTCGACGAGTCCAAGGCCGTGACCGCCTGCCCGGATTCCTGCATCATCATCGCCGCCTCCGGCATGTGCGAGCACGGGCGCATCCTGCACCATCTCAAGCACGGCATCGAGAACCCGAAGAACACCGTGGTCATGGTCGGGTTCCAGGCCGCGCACACCCTCGGCCGCCGCCTGCTGAACGGCGAGAAGAAGGTCCGCATCTTCGGCGACTGGTTCGAACCGAAAGCGGAAGTGGTCGATCTCGATGCCTTCAGCGCGCACGCGGACCGGAATGAACTGCTGGACTACGTCGCCCGCACCCGGCCGAAGCGGATCTTCCTGGTGCACGGCGAGCCGGACCAGCGCGCGGCGCTCGCCGCCGCGCTGAAGGAGAAGACCGACGCGCCCGTTGAACTGCCGAAACCGGGAGACGTAGCGGATATCTAG
- the era gene encoding GTPase Era — protein MPHPNSSDLKPAALVAVVGRANAGKSTLVNALVGEKVSIVSPVAQTTRTRVRAILTEPRGQLVFLDTPGVHKATYDLGKVMNRAARASVEGADIVLLVLDASRPLREEDLGWIKRLGRGETPVVVALNQADRGAAHAPDGGSAWEKPPAAQVAVSGLTGQGTGELLAALFRLAPAGPPLFPDNVVTDYPRKLIIADTVREKYFQVLKEELPHALAVEVESLEEGPDGWVAEGTVFVQKSSQKGIVLGAKGRLLKRVQAAAEKELAEIYGHPVTLYLWVKVDPNWSRNFWMLRRLGYVE, from the coding sequence ATGCCCCACCCGAACTCATCGGACCTGAAACCCGCGGCCCTGGTGGCCGTGGTCGGCCGCGCCAACGCGGGCAAATCCACGCTGGTCAACGCGCTGGTCGGCGAGAAGGTCAGCATCGTCAGCCCCGTGGCCCAGACCACGCGGACGCGGGTGCGGGCGATCCTGACCGAGCCGCGCGGGCAACTGGTATTTCTCGACACGCCCGGCGTCCACAAGGCGACGTACGACCTCGGCAAGGTCATGAACCGCGCCGCCCGCGCCTCGGTGGAGGGCGCCGATATCGTCCTGCTGGTTCTCGATGCCTCGCGGCCGCTGCGCGAGGAGGATCTGGGCTGGATCAAGCGGCTGGGCCGCGGCGAGACACCCGTGGTGGTCGCGCTCAACCAGGCCGACCGGGGCGCGGCGCACGCGCCGGACGGCGGGAGCGCGTGGGAGAAGCCGCCCGCCGCGCAGGTCGCGGTGTCCGGGTTGACGGGGCAGGGGACCGGCGAGTTGCTCGCGGCCCTGTTCCGGCTCGCGCCTGCCGGCCCGCCGCTGTTCCCCGACAACGTGGTCACCGACTATCCCCGCAAGCTCATCATCGCCGACACCGTGCGCGAGAAGTATTTCCAGGTGCTGAAGGAGGAGTTGCCCCATGCCCTCGCGGTCGAGGTGGAAAGCTTGGAGGAGGGGCCGGACGGGTGGGTTGCCGAGGGGACGGTTTTCGTGCAGAAGAGTTCCCAGAAAGGCATCGTGCTGGGGGCGAAGGGCCGCCTGCTCAAGCGCGTCCAGGCCGCCGCGGAAAAGGAACTTGCCGAGATCTACGGGCATCCGGTGACCCTGTACCTCTGGGTCAAGGTGGACCCGAACTGGAGCCGGAATTTCTGGATGCTCCGGCGGCTCGGGTACGTGGAATAA
- a CDS encoding AIR synthase family protein has translation MAQLGKITDDFFQKIIKPRLGAKRPEVAVGPEQGVDVGIIELGEYALAMTADPVFIVPEYGFERSAWFAIHILASDAATSGLPPAFLSIDLNLPPELPDADLAAMWEVIHRECEKMGAAIVTGHTGRYDNCHYPMVGGATFMALGPRDAYCSPKFCRPGDRIIITKGPAVEATGIFAAMFPGRIENEFGAAVRKQAEDVFYKMSVVEDARIAASVGTRDRGVAAMHDATEYGITGGLLEFAKAAGLGLVAHYDEIVMTPAVAEICRLFEMEPFSSISEGTLIAAVRPHAAGEVLRRLQDRGILASICGEMTPASDGIHAVIGGKKKPMEHPGEDPFWAAFFRALKERG, from the coding sequence ATGGCCCAACTCGGAAAAATCACGGACGATTTCTTCCAGAAGATCATCAAGCCCCGCCTCGGCGCGAAGCGGCCCGAGGTGGCCGTCGGTCCCGAGCAGGGCGTGGACGTCGGCATCATCGAGCTCGGCGAGTACGCCCTCGCGATGACCGCCGACCCGGTGTTCATCGTGCCCGAGTACGGCTTCGAGCGCTCGGCCTGGTTCGCGATCCATATCCTCGCCAGCGACGCGGCCACCTCTGGCCTGCCGCCGGCCTTCCTTTCCATCGATCTCAACCTTCCGCCCGAATTGCCCGACGCGGACCTGGCGGCGATGTGGGAGGTGATCCACCGCGAGTGCGAAAAGATGGGCGCGGCGATCGTCACGGGGCACACCGGCCGGTATGATAATTGCCATTATCCCATGGTCGGCGGGGCGACGTTCATGGCCCTGGGCCCGCGGGATGCGTACTGCTCGCCGAAGTTCTGCCGGCCGGGCGACCGGATCATCATCACCAAGGGGCCCGCCGTCGAGGCCACGGGCATCTTCGCCGCGATGTTCCCAGGCCGGATCGAGAACGAATTCGGGGCCGCGGTCCGGAAACAGGCGGAGGACGTTTTCTACAAGATGTCCGTGGTCGAGGACGCGCGGATCGCGGCGTCCGTCGGCACGCGCGATCGCGGTGTGGCCGCGATGCACGACGCGACCGAGTACGGCATCACCGGCGGCCTGCTGGAATTCGCGAAGGCCGCGGGGCTGGGCCTGGTGGCGCACTACGACGAGATCGTCATGACGCCGGCCGTCGCGGAAATCTGCCGGTTGTTCGAAATGGAGCCCTTCAGCAGCATCAGCGAGGGCACGCTCATCGCCGCGGTCCGGCCGCACGCCGCCGGAGAAGTGTTGCGGCGGCTCCAGGATCGGGGCATTCTGGCCTCGATTTGCGGCGAGATGACGCCGGCGTCGGACGGGATCCACGCGGTGATCGGCGGGAAGAAAAAGCCGATGGAACACCCGGGCGAGGATCCCTTCTGGGCCGCGTTCTTCCGCGCGCTGAAAGAGCGGGGATGA
- a CDS encoding tetratricopeptide repeat protein — protein MVLVLALVAVLPYTRGLKHEFVYDDLGSIAENAFLNEPGAAARALTGRTLLDTTVPDGRRPVVIASYLLDRALWGLRPFGFHLANVLLHAGVVLLLFGLLRRLTGGRFIPWAAALLFALHPVDVEVVQSPAFREDLLAALFGLAFLRVALAGGPAAWWSVPLLGLALLSKESAVVLVPLLGWMALCFPVAGPDRRKAVRLLLAGLGLILAAAALWWGSGSVQAAMGAPVGIGLPFPENLWTAPWLWVKALRYLVLPWPLVVDHVVEPVPSWSSPACLAGIALAAGLGAVAWLMRRRAPDLALGLGWLLLAFLPVSNLVPLFNPFAERYLYFMAPGAALLAAGLLARWPSPRARAAGLAALAAAGAALILLRLPDWSDNATLWRRTLEREPRSARAHTWVALDLKHRGELDEARRLLEEADRLNPQDTSALVNLAILSGQAGQLEAAVALLREATRRRPDKADAWWNLAVALNLQGRTDEAADAVRRTLEADPRHPAARAARE, from the coding sequence ATGGTGCTGGTTCTCGCGCTGGTGGCCGTCCTGCCGTACACGCGCGGCCTGAAGCATGAGTTCGTCTACGACGACCTGGGCTCGATCGCGGAAAACGCCTTCCTGAATGAACCTGGCGCCGCCGCCCGCGCGTTGACCGGCCGCACGCTGCTGGACACGACCGTCCCCGACGGGCGCCGGCCGGTCGTGATCGCGTCCTACTTGCTGGACCGGGCGCTGTGGGGCCTGCGGCCCTTCGGCTTTCACCTGGCGAACGTGCTGCTGCACGCGGGTGTTGTTCTTCTGCTATTCGGGCTCTTGCGCCGGTTGACGGGCGGGCGCTTCATTCCCTGGGCCGCCGCCCTGCTGTTCGCGCTGCATCCCGTGGATGTCGAGGTGGTCCAGTCGCCGGCATTCCGCGAGGACCTGCTGGCGGCCCTGTTCGGCCTGGCGTTCCTGCGGGTCGCACTGGCCGGCGGTCCGGCGGCGTGGTGGTCCGTCCCGCTGCTGGGTCTGGCGCTGCTTTCCAAGGAGTCGGCGGTGGTTCTCGTTCCGCTGCTCGGCTGGATGGCGCTCTGCTTTCCTGTCGCGGGTCCGGATCGCCGAAAAGCGGTCCGCCTCTTGCTGGCCGGCCTCGGGTTGATCCTCGCCGCCGCCGCCCTGTGGTGGGGTAGCGGTTCGGTGCAGGCGGCGATGGGGGCCCCGGTCGGCATCGGCCTGCCGTTCCCGGAGAACCTCTGGACGGCGCCCTGGCTCTGGGTGAAGGCCCTGCGCTACCTGGTCCTGCCGTGGCCCCTGGTCGTGGACCACGTGGTGGAGCCCGTGCCGTCCTGGTCGTCGCCGGCCTGCCTCGCGGGCATCGCGCTCGCGGCGGGATTGGGCGCGGTTGCGTGGCTGATGCGCCGCCGGGCCCCGGACCTCGCGCTGGGGTTGGGCTGGCTGCTGCTGGCTTTCCTGCCGGTCTCGAACCTGGTTCCGCTCTTCAATCCGTTCGCCGAGCGCTATCTCTACTTCATGGCGCCCGGCGCCGCGCTGCTGGCGGCCGGGCTGCTGGCCCGGTGGCCCTCGCCCCGCGCGCGGGCGGCCGGCCTGGCCGCACTCGCCGCCGCCGGCGCGGCCCTGATCCTCCTGCGGCTCCCGGACTGGTCGGACAACGCCACGCTGTGGCGCCGCACGCTGGAGCGGGAGCCCCGCAGCGCGCGGGCGCATACCTGGGTCGCGCTGGATCTGAAACACAGGGGCGAACTCGACGAGGCGCGCCGCCTGCTGGAAGAGGCGGACCGGCTGAACCCGCAGGACACGTCGGCGCTGGTCAATCTCGCGATCCTGTCGGGGCAGGCGGGGCAGCTCGAGGCGGCGGTGGCCCTGCTGCGCGAGGCGACCCGCCGCCGGCCGGACAAGGCGGACGCGT